From the Vibrio alginolyticus NBRC 15630 = ATCC 17749 genome, one window contains:
- a CDS encoding carbon starvation CstA family protein, with product MMWFLTCVAALIGGYFIYGAFVEKIFGINEKRQTPAHTKSDGVDFVPMSTKKVYLVQLLNIAGVGPIFGPIMGALYGPAAMLWIVVGCIFAGAVHDYFSGMLSVRNGGASVPTITGRYLGNGAKHFMNIFAIVLLLLVGVVFVSAPAGMITNLINDQTSLSVSMTTMVIAIFAYYIIATIVPVDKIIGRFYPLFGALLIFMSVGLMTAVAFSSEHTVMGDFQVSDMFSNLNPNDMPLWPALFITIACGAISGFHATQSPLMARCMENEKNGRFVFYGAMIGEGVIALIWCAIALSFFGSLDALSEAVKNGGPGNVVYSASFGLLGVFGGILAFLGVVILPITSGDTAFRSSRLILAEYFNMEQKTLRNRLLMALPLFVIGGILTQVDFGIIWRYFGFANQTTAVMMLWTASAYLLRHNKLHWITTIPAIFMTTVCVTFILNNSSLGFGLPMQLSTIVGIVFALAVTGYVIKTSKGKGETELADEEKPQAVSETA from the coding sequence ATGATGTGGTTTCTAACCTGTGTCGCAGCCCTAATCGGCGGATACTTCATCTACGGCGCTTTCGTCGAGAAGATTTTCGGCATCAATGAAAAACGCCAAACGCCAGCTCACACCAAATCGGACGGTGTTGACTTCGTTCCAATGTCAACAAAGAAAGTTTACCTAGTTCAACTACTTAACATCGCAGGTGTTGGTCCAATTTTTGGCCCGATCATGGGGGCACTATACGGTCCTGCGGCGATGCTTTGGATTGTAGTCGGTTGTATTTTTGCTGGTGCAGTACACGATTACTTCTCAGGCATGCTTTCAGTGCGTAACGGCGGTGCATCTGTACCTACCATTACAGGTCGCTACCTAGGTAATGGCGCAAAACACTTTATGAATATTTTTGCCATTGTCCTATTACTTCTAGTTGGCGTAGTGTTCGTTTCAGCCCCTGCTGGCATGATTACTAACCTCATCAATGATCAAACAAGCTTGAGCGTAAGCATGACTACAATGGTTATTGCTATATTTGCTTACTACATCATTGCGACGATTGTTCCCGTCGATAAAATCATTGGTCGTTTCTACCCACTGTTTGGCGCCCTACTTATCTTTATGTCTGTTGGCCTAATGACAGCCGTTGCTTTCTCTAGCGAACACACAGTAATGGGTGACTTCCAAGTTTCGGACATGTTCTCTAACCTCAACCCAAATGACATGCCGTTATGGCCTGCATTGTTCATCACTATCGCATGTGGCGCTATCTCTGGCTTCCACGCAACTCAGTCTCCACTGATGGCGCGTTGTATGGAAAATGAGAAAAACGGTCGCTTCGTATTCTACGGTGCAATGATTGGTGAAGGTGTTATCGCGCTAATTTGGTGTGCTATCGCTCTGTCTTTCTTCGGCTCTCTAGACGCTCTATCCGAAGCTGTGAAAAACGGTGGTCCTGGTAACGTGGTATACAGCGCATCATTTGGTCTGCTAGGTGTGTTCGGTGGTATCCTTGCGTTCCTGGGTGTGGTTATCCTACCAATTACGTCTGGCGATACAGCGTTCCGTTCAAGCCGCTTGATCCTTGCTGAATACTTCAACATGGAACAAAAAACGCTACGTAACCGTCTACTGATGGCACTTCCACTGTTCGTTATCGGCGGTATCTTAACTCAAGTAGACTTCGGCATTATCTGGCGCTACTTCGGTTTTGCAAACCAAACAACAGCGGTAATGATGCTTTGGACTGCGTCCGCTTACCTACTGCGTCACAACAAGCTGCACTGGATTACCACTATCCCAGCTATCTTCATGACCACGGTATGTGTCACGTTCATCTTAAACAACAGCTCGCTAGGTTTTGGTCTGCCAATGCAACTATCAACTATCGTAGGTATTGTGTTTGCCCTAGCTGTGACAGGTTACGTTATCAAAACCTCTAAGGGTAAAGGTGAAACTGAACTGGCTGACGAAGAGAAACCACAAGCCGTATCAGAAACAGCGTAA
- a CDS encoding arsenate-mycothiol transferase ArsC codes for MYKVLFICKHNAGRSVLAESIATNILPADFSVTSGGSHPTGKVHPLVQKYLDDHQLPIPHIHTHSWEERTQFLPDIVIILCDSLHQETAPQWLAGGVRVNWQVDAFPTDGSDEDMYAHCEKVAQSLERRITKMSDMIIDGLGKDQIRDYLNELREM; via the coding sequence ATGTATAAAGTATTATTCATATGTAAGCACAACGCTGGACGAAGCGTCCTCGCGGAGTCAATCGCAACCAATATCCTGCCAGCAGATTTTAGTGTCACCAGTGGAGGCTCACATCCCACAGGCAAGGTGCACCCATTGGTGCAAAAATACTTAGATGACCACCAACTCCCCATTCCGCATATCCACACGCATTCATGGGAGGAGCGAACTCAGTTTCTTCCCGACATCGTTATTATTCTCTGTGATTCTTTACATCAAGAAACCGCTCCTCAGTGGCTTGCAGGTGGTGTTCGAGTAAACTGGCAAGTTGATGCTTTTCCGACCGATGGTTCTGATGAAGACATGTACGCACATTGCGAAAAGGTTGCTCAGTCGCTTGAGCGAAGAATCACGAAGATGTCTGATATGATTATCGATGGTTTAGGAAAAGACCAAATTCGTGATTACCTAAATGAGTTAAGAGAGATGTAA
- the fkpB gene encoding FKBP-type peptidyl-prolyl cis-trans isomerase, protein MTTITNESVVTLHFTIKMKDGSVADSTHNMGKPAKFVMGDGSLSENFEQCLIGLETGAQKAIELKAEDAFGMPNPDHIHYMDRTKFVGDAEVEVGTIMAFSGPDGMEIPGIITEIAGDSVTVDFNHPLAGQDVTFEVEILSVE, encoded by the coding sequence GTGACAACAATAACCAATGAATCGGTAGTAACCCTTCACTTTACGATTAAAATGAAAGACGGATCGGTTGCAGATAGTACTCATAACATGGGTAAACCAGCGAAGTTTGTTATGGGTGATGGCAGCTTGAGTGAAAACTTTGAGCAATGCTTGATCGGCCTCGAAACAGGCGCACAAAAAGCGATTGAGCTAAAGGCAGAAGACGCGTTTGGTATGCCAAACCCTGATCATATTCACTATATGGATCGCACTAAATTTGTAGGTGATGCAGAAGTGGAAGTTGGTACAATCATGGCCTTCAGTGGCCCTGATGGCATGGAAATCCCGGGCATTATTACAGAGATTGCAGGCGATTCAGTCACTGTGGACTTCAACCATCCTCTAGCGGGACAAGACGTGACTTTCGAAGTTGAAATTTTGTCAGTAGAATAG
- the ispH gene encoding 4-hydroxy-3-methylbut-2-enyl diphosphate reductase, translating to MSNEMKILLANPRGFCAGVDRAISIVERALEMYQPPIYVRHEVVHNRFVVEGLKQRGAIFVEELHEVPDNNIVIFSAHGVSQAVRQEAKQRDLTVFDATCPLVTKVHMEVARASRRNMEVVLIGHAGHPEVEGTMGQYASETGGMYLVETPADVEKLKAIVKDPSDLHYVSQTTLSVDETADVIEELRRVFPDIQGPRKDDICYATQNRQDAVRELAGDVDVMVVVGSKNSSNSTRLKELAEKLGTPGYLTDCPEDIKPEWFEGKTKVGVTAGASAPEELVNQILERIKELVGAEAVDEVLGREENMFFEVPKELQIKQVD from the coding sequence ATGAGCAATGAAATGAAAATCCTGTTAGCTAACCCACGTGGTTTCTGTGCTGGTGTTGACCGCGCGATTAGCATCGTAGAGCGTGCGCTAGAGATGTATCAGCCACCTATCTATGTTCGACATGAAGTGGTGCATAACCGTTTTGTGGTTGAAGGTCTAAAACAGCGTGGTGCTATCTTCGTTGAAGAGCTGCATGAAGTGCCAGACAACAACATTGTGATTTTTTCTGCTCATGGTGTATCGCAGGCGGTTCGTCAGGAAGCCAAGCAGCGTGATTTGACCGTATTTGACGCAACGTGTCCTTTAGTAACCAAAGTGCATATGGAAGTGGCGCGTGCGAGCCGTCGTAATATGGAAGTGGTTCTGATTGGTCACGCAGGTCACCCTGAAGTCGAAGGTACGATGGGGCAATACGCCAGTGAAACCGGTGGTATGTACTTGGTTGAAACTCCAGCCGATGTTGAGAAACTGAAGGCGATTGTGAAAGATCCATCCGATCTTCATTACGTAAGCCAAACGACGCTTTCTGTCGATGAAACTGCCGATGTTATCGAAGAGCTACGCCGCGTGTTCCCAGATATCCAAGGTCCACGTAAAGACGATATCTGTTATGCGACACAAAACCGCCAAGATGCCGTACGTGAATTAGCTGGTGACGTAGATGTGATGGTTGTGGTGGGTTCTAAAAACTCATCAAACTCTACACGTCTTAAAGAGCTAGCTGAAAAGCTAGGGACACCTGGCTACTTAACCGACTGTCCGGAAGATATCAAACCCGAGTGGTTCGAAGGCAAAACAAAGGTCGGCGTGACTGCGGGAGCATCTGCTCCGGAAGAGCTCGTTAATCAGATTCTAGAGCGAATCAAAGAACTCGTGGGTGCCGAAGCGGTTGATGAAGTACTTGGCCGTGAAGAGAATATGTTCTTTGAAGTACCTAAAGAACTGCAAATCAAGCAAGTGGATTAG
- a CDS encoding sensor histidine kinase — MELVISLLQQMCVYLVLAYMLSKTPIILPLLSISSRLSHRLICYVLFSGFCILGTYFGLHINDAIANTRAIGAVMGGLFGGPVVGFAVGFTGGIHRYSLGGFTDLACAISTTAEGVIGGLLHVYLIKRNKGALLFNPSVVFSVTFVAEVVQMILLLAVAKPFDQAYELVSAIAAPMIIANSFGAALFMSILQDRKAIFEKFSATFSRRALTIADRSVGILSNGFNTENAEKIARIIYEETKVGAVAITDQEKILAFVGIGDDHHKPNTPISSQSTLDSMEKNDIIYLDGAERPYQCSIAKDCKLGSALIIPLRAGKEVIGTIKLYEPKRKLFSTANMSMAEGIAQLLSSQILYGDYQQQQALLAQAEIKLLHAQVNPHFLFNALNTISAITRRDPDKARELIQNLSHFFRSNLKQNINTVTLKEELAHVNSYLSIEKARFTDRLEVEIDIQPELLDIKLPSFTLQPLVENAIKHGISNMLEGGKVHIYSEAHPQGHLITVEDNAGSFEPPKENHSGLGLEIVDKRLTNQFGRDAALKITCEPHQFTKMSFIIPPKS, encoded by the coding sequence ATGGAACTGGTCATCTCCCTTTTACAACAGATGTGTGTGTACTTAGTTTTGGCTTACATGCTAAGTAAAACGCCAATCATCTTACCTTTGCTGAGTATTTCTTCGCGCTTAAGCCACCGCCTAATTTGTTACGTACTCTTCTCTGGCTTTTGTATTCTCGGCACCTATTTCGGTCTGCACATCAACGATGCTATTGCCAATACTCGTGCGATCGGCGCAGTTATGGGCGGGCTGTTTGGTGGACCTGTTGTAGGTTTCGCCGTCGGATTTACTGGTGGCATTCATCGATACTCTCTTGGTGGCTTTACTGACCTAGCCTGTGCAATTTCAACCACCGCCGAGGGCGTAATTGGTGGCTTGCTCCACGTTTACCTTATCAAGCGAAATAAAGGCGCATTGCTGTTTAATCCAAGCGTCGTATTCAGCGTTACGTTTGTTGCAGAAGTGGTGCAAATGATTTTGCTGCTCGCCGTCGCGAAACCTTTTGATCAAGCCTATGAACTGGTGTCCGCTATTGCAGCGCCTATGATCATCGCGAATTCATTTGGTGCGGCGTTGTTCATGAGTATCCTGCAAGACAGAAAAGCAATCTTTGAAAAGTTTTCTGCGACGTTTTCGCGTCGAGCGCTCACCATTGCAGATCGCTCAGTGGGAATTCTAAGCAACGGCTTCAACACCGAAAACGCAGAGAAAATCGCGCGTATTATTTACGAAGAAACCAAAGTGGGCGCTGTCGCGATTACTGACCAAGAAAAAATCTTAGCGTTTGTGGGCATTGGCGATGATCACCATAAACCAAACACGCCGATTTCATCGCAAAGCACATTAGACTCCATGGAGAAAAACGACATCATTTATCTTGATGGTGCGGAGCGTCCATACCAATGCTCCATTGCAAAAGATTGCAAGCTCGGATCTGCGCTGATCATCCCACTGCGTGCAGGGAAAGAGGTCATTGGTACCATAAAGCTGTATGAACCGAAGCGTAAATTGTTCTCGACGGCCAACATGTCGATGGCGGAAGGAATAGCCCAGCTTCTATCTAGCCAAATCCTTTATGGCGATTACCAACAACAACAAGCCTTACTCGCCCAAGCAGAAATAAAATTGCTTCACGCTCAGGTGAATCCACACTTTTTGTTTAATGCACTCAATACTATTAGTGCGATTACTCGTCGTGACCCTGACAAAGCGCGCGAGCTAATCCAAAATTTATCGCACTTCTTCCGCAGCAATTTAAAGCAGAACATTAATACCGTGACGCTAAAGGAAGAGCTTGCACATGTGAACTCGTACTTGAGCATCGAAAAAGCGCGTTTTACGGACCGCTTAGAGGTTGAAATCGATATTCAACCTGAATTGCTGGACATCAAATTACCAAGCTTTACACTCCAGCCTTTGGTTGAGAATGCCATTAAGCATGGCATTTCAAACATGCTTGAAGGTGGTAAAGTTCATATATACAGCGAAGCACACCCACAAGGTCACTTGATTACCGTCGAAGACAACGCAGGCAGTTTTGAACCGCCAAAAGAAAACCACTCAGGGCTAGGTTTAGAAATTGTCGACAAACGTCTCACTAATCAATTTGGACGTGATGCAGCGCTAAAAATTACGTGCGAGCCACATCAATTTACTAAAATGAGCTTTATCATTCCCCCAAAATCATAA
- the btsR gene encoding two-component system response regulator BtsR has product MLTALVIDDEQFAREELAELLDETGQVEVVGDASNAILGLKKINELKPDVVFLDIQMPQVTGIELLGMLDPETMPYVVFVTAYDQYAIQAFEDNAFDYLLKPVDPCRLTKTVKRLNKVISQSALTQQLSAITPDTLDQIPCIGHNRIVIMATDTVECAYSDISGVHVRSTSQTASTQLTLKTLEEKTPLVRCHRQYLVSIKAISEIKLLENGLAEIITKTGFEIPVSRRYLKVLKEMLGISH; this is encoded by the coding sequence ATGTTAACCGCACTCGTCATTGATGATGAACAGTTTGCTCGTGAAGAGCTAGCAGAGTTACTGGATGAAACAGGCCAAGTTGAGGTCGTGGGCGATGCCTCAAACGCAATCCTTGGCCTAAAAAAAATCAATGAACTTAAGCCTGATGTGGTGTTTCTCGATATCCAAATGCCTCAAGTCACGGGGATTGAACTACTTGGGATGCTTGATCCAGAAACCATGCCTTATGTGGTTTTTGTCACGGCTTATGATCAGTATGCGATTCAAGCATTTGAAGACAATGCCTTTGATTACTTGCTCAAACCTGTCGACCCATGCCGGTTAACTAAAACGGTCAAACGACTAAACAAAGTCATTAGCCAATCCGCCCTAACGCAACAACTGTCTGCTATTACACCTGACACGTTGGATCAGATACCGTGCATCGGACACAACCGCATCGTTATCATGGCCACCGACACGGTGGAATGTGCTTACAGTGATATCAGCGGCGTGCATGTACGCTCCACCAGCCAAACCGCGAGCACCCAACTGACATTAAAAACGTTGGAAGAGAAAACCCCTCTAGTCCGCTGCCATCGTCAATACTTAGTCAGTATTAAAGCGATTAGCGAAATCAAGTTACTGGAAAATGGGTTAGCGGAAATCATCACCAAAACAGGCTTTGAGATACCAGTAAGCCGCCGCTACTTAAAGGTGCTCAAAGAGATGCTCGGCATTAGCCACTAA
- the lspA gene encoding signal peptidase II: MSEKALTLKQSGVRWLWLAILVFIADIGIKLVVMDNMGYGWANRIEVLPFFNLLYVHNYGAAFSFLSDQAGWQRWLFTGIAFVVTGLLTYWMSKLPAKEKWNNIAYALIIGGAVGNVFDRVVHGFVVDYLDFFWGNYHWPAFNLADMAICIGAAMIILDGFRKKDADK, encoded by the coding sequence ATGAGTGAAAAAGCACTGACGTTAAAGCAATCTGGAGTTCGCTGGCTGTGGTTAGCAATTCTGGTATTTATTGCAGATATTGGCATCAAATTGGTGGTGATGGACAACATGGGCTACGGATGGGCAAACCGAATTGAGGTGTTGCCATTCTTCAACCTACTTTACGTTCATAACTACGGTGCCGCTTTCAGCTTCTTGAGCGATCAAGCTGGTTGGCAGCGCTGGTTATTTACAGGTATCGCGTTTGTTGTTACGGGTCTTTTGACCTACTGGATGAGTAAGCTTCCAGCAAAAGAAAAATGGAACAACATTGCTTATGCACTGATTATTGGTGGTGCAGTGGGCAACGTGTTTGACCGCGTCGTTCATGGCTTTGTTGTTGATTACCTAGACTTCTTCTGGGGTAACTACCACTGGCCAGCATTCAACCTTGCTGACATGGCGATCTGTATTGGTGCGGCAATGATTATTCTGGATGGCTTCCGTAAAAAAGACGCTGACAAGTAA
- the ileS gene encoding isoleucine--tRNA ligase, with product MSEYKDTLNLPETGFPMRGNLANREPEMLKRWYKEDLYGEIRKAKKGKKSFVLHDGPPYANGDIHIGHALNKILKDIIIKSKTLSGFDAPYIPGWDCHGLPIELMVEKKVGKPGQKVTAAEFREKCREYAAGQVEGQKESFKRLGIMGEWDKPYRTMDFATEANIIRALGKIASNGHLLKGFKPVHWCTDCGSALAEAEVEYKDKVSPSIDVRFKAADEAALLSKFELTEGHEGHGDVSIVIWTTTPWTLPANRAVCLRDDLEYVLIQTEGDNAERIIVAAELAKDVMDRAGIEHFHNLGFAKGADLELSQFQHPFYDFTVPAILGDHVTTDSGTGVVHTAPGHGQEDFAVGNKYNLEVANPVGSNGVYLPDTELFAGQHVFKANDAVVEVLKEKGALLHHHAYEHSYPHCWRHKTPIIFRATPQWFVSMDQAGLRAKALESIKNVEWMPEWGQSRIEGMIEGRPEWCISRQRTWGVPIALFVHKETAELHPNTLELIEKVAKLVEEKGIQAWWDVDAAELLGADADQYEKVLDTLDVWFDSGVTHFSVVDAREEYNGNSADLYLEGSDQHRGWFQSSLISSIAMKDEAPYKQVLTHGFVVDGQGRKMSKSIGNVVAPKDVTNKLGADILRLWVASTDYTGEVAVSDEILKRSADAYRRIRNTARFFLANLSGFNPETDIVPVEEMVALDRWAVGRALAAQEEIVKAYEEYNTHGVTQRLMQFCSIEMGSFYLDVIKDRQYTAKRGGNAQRSCQTALYYIVEALVRWMAPIMSFTADEIWNEMPGQRDKFVFTGEWFDGLFGLAEGEELNNEFWSEIQAVRGAVNKLLEDARKEKTIGGALQAEVTLFADDALAAKINKLEDELRFVLLTSAAKVKPLGEKTDAAQATDIEGLFVEVAAAEGEKCDRCWHHTPDVGTIEGHEKICGRCVSNVDGEGEVRKFA from the coding sequence ATGAGTGAGTATAAAGATACCCTGAACTTACCTGAAACAGGGTTTCCAATGCGCGGCAACCTGGCCAATCGTGAGCCAGAAATGCTTAAGCGTTGGTACAAAGAAGATCTTTACGGTGAAATCCGTAAAGCTAAGAAAGGCAAAAAGTCATTCGTATTGCACGATGGCCCTCCTTACGCAAATGGTGACATTCATATTGGTCACGCACTAAACAAGATTCTTAAAGACATTATTATTAAATCCAAAACACTTTCAGGTTTTGACGCACCTTACATCCCAGGCTGGGACTGCCACGGTCTACCAATCGAATTAATGGTAGAGAAGAAAGTAGGTAAGCCAGGCCAAAAAGTGACAGCAGCGGAATTCCGCGAGAAATGTCGTGAATACGCAGCTGGTCAGGTTGAAGGTCAGAAAGAGAGCTTCAAACGCCTTGGTATCATGGGTGAGTGGGACAAGCCATACCGCACTATGGATTTCGCAACTGAAGCGAACATTATTCGTGCTCTTGGTAAGATCGCAAGCAATGGTCACCTGCTAAAAGGTTTCAAACCTGTTCACTGGTGTACAGACTGTGGTTCTGCTCTTGCTGAAGCGGAAGTAGAATACAAAGATAAAGTATCGCCATCTATCGACGTTCGTTTTAAAGCGGCTGACGAAGCGGCACTGCTATCTAAATTTGAACTGACAGAAGGTCATGAAGGTCACGGTGACGTATCTATCGTTATCTGGACAACAACACCTTGGACACTGCCAGCAAACCGCGCAGTATGTCTACGTGATGATCTAGAGTACGTGCTTATCCAAACAGAAGGCGACAACGCTGAGCGTATTATCGTTGCTGCTGAGCTGGCGAAAGACGTAATGGACCGTGCGGGTATCGAGCACTTCCACAACCTTGGCTTTGCTAAAGGTGCGGATCTAGAGCTGTCTCAATTCCAACACCCATTCTACGATTTCACTGTACCGGCGATCCTTGGTGATCACGTTACGACTGATTCAGGTACTGGTGTTGTTCACACTGCTCCTGGTCACGGTCAAGAAGACTTCGCGGTTGGTAACAAGTACAACCTAGAAGTAGCAAACCCAGTTGGCTCAAACGGTGTTTACCTACCAGATACAGAGCTATTTGCTGGTCAGCACGTATTTAAAGCGAACGATGCAGTAGTAGAAGTACTAAAAGAAAAAGGTGCACTACTACACCACCACGCTTACGAGCACAGCTACCCACACTGTTGGCGTCATAAGACCCCAATCATCTTCCGTGCTACACCTCAATGGTTCGTTTCTATGGACCAAGCTGGCCTACGTGCTAAAGCATTAGAGTCAATCAAGAATGTAGAGTGGATGCCTGAGTGGGGTCAAAGCCGCATCGAAGGTATGATCGAAGGTCGCCCTGAGTGGTGTATCTCTCGTCAACGTACTTGGGGTGTGCCAATTGCTCTGTTTGTTCATAAAGAAACAGCAGAACTTCATCCAAACACGCTAGAGCTGATCGAGAAAGTCGCTAAGCTGGTTGAAGAGAAAGGCATCCAAGCATGGTGGGATGTAGATGCCGCTGAACTACTAGGTGCTGACGCTGACCAATACGAAAAAGTGCTAGATACGCTAGACGTATGGTTCGATTCAGGTGTCACTCACTTCTCTGTTGTTGATGCTCGTGAAGAGTACAACGGCAACAGTGCAGACCTATACCTAGAAGGTTCTGACCAACACCGCGGTTGGTTCCAATCTTCTTTAATTTCATCTATTGCGATGAAAGACGAAGCACCTTACAAACAAGTACTGACACACGGTTTCGTGGTTGACGGTCAGGGTCGTAAGATGTCTAAATCTATCGGTAACGTGGTTGCGCCAAAAGACGTAACCAACAAGCTAGGTGCTGACATTCTTCGTCTATGGGTTGCTTCTACAGACTACACTGGTGAAGTTGCGGTTTCTGATGAAATCCTAAAACGCAGCGCAGATGCGTACCGTCGTATCCGTAACACAGCGCGTTTCTTCCTAGCTAACTTGAGCGGCTTCAACCCTGAAACAGACATCGTTCCTGTTGAAGAGATGGTTGCGCTAGATCGCTGGGCGGTTGGTCGTGCACTAGCAGCACAAGAAGAGATTGTTAAAGCATACGAAGAGTACAACACACACGGTGTAACTCAGCGTCTAATGCAATTCTGTTCAATCGAAATGGGCTCTTTCTACTTAGACGTAATTAAAGACCGTCAGTACACAGCAAAACGTGGCGGCAACGCTCAACGTAGCTGTCAGACTGCACTTTACTACATCGTAGAAGCGCTAGTTCGTTGGATGGCGCCAATCATGTCGTTCACTGCAGATGAAATCTGGAACGAAATGCCAGGTCAACGCGACAAGTTCGTATTCACTGGTGAGTGGTTCGACGGTCTATTCGGTCTTGCTGAAGGTGAAGAGCTGAACAACGAATTCTGGTCTGAGATCCAAGCGGTTCGTGGTGCGGTAAACAAACTTCTAGAAGATGCGCGTAAAGAGAAAACCATTGGTGGTGCACTACAAGCTGAAGTGACTCTATTTGCTGATGACGCACTAGCGGCGAAGATCAACAAACTTGAAGATGAACTGCGCTTTGTTCTACTAACCTCTGCGGCGAAAGTTAAGCCTCTAGGTGAGAAGACGGATGCAGCACAAGCCACAGATATCGAAGGCTTATTTGTTGAAGTAGCAGCAGCTGAAGGCGAGAAGTGTGATCGTTGTTGGCACCACACGCCAGACGTAGGCACAATTGAAGGTCACGAGAAAATCTGTGGTCGTTGTGTGTCTAACGTAGACGGCGAAGGTGAAGTACGTAAATTCGCGTAA
- a CDS encoding DUF2799 domain-containing protein: MKKVTVGLALALLAGCTATTADLAKSGDWHQIGYQDGITGHTSRTMSELRELGSVKQSDYDQGYLEGLREYCNPAFAYQMGLSGQYYEGVCEGTEQAQKFRMEWQRGWNEYSN; encoded by the coding sequence ATGAAAAAGGTAACGGTAGGTCTGGCACTGGCTTTACTTGCAGGATGCACAGCAACGACAGCAGATCTTGCCAAGTCGGGAGATTGGCATCAGATCGGATATCAAGATGGCATAACCGGACACACATCGCGCACGATGAGCGAGCTTCGTGAGTTGGGTAGTGTTAAGCAAAGTGACTACGACCAAGGTTATTTAGAAGGTTTACGTGAGTACTGTAATCCTGCTTTTGCGTATCAAATGGGGTTATCTGGTCAGTATTACGAAGGGGTTTGTGAAGGTACTGAGCAAGCGCAAAAATTCCGCATGGAATGGCAACGTGGTTGGAATGAATACTCAAATTAA